In Longimicrobium sp., a genomic segment contains:
- a CDS encoding helix-turn-helix transcriptional regulator produces the protein MLPSELSTGPARRKAVELSAFFERLRQVLDDRELSQADLARELGVGVATVSEWFTRGRVPNGDVMLRLPGALRVNGHWLLTGEGPREREQAPDGDPYLRGACDAIERLRQALDDASRRFGANAMPAAEPPAGGEP, from the coding sequence GTGCTGCCTTCCGAACTGAGTACCGGCCCAGCACGCCGAAAGGCGGTAGAGCTCTCGGCGTTCTTCGAGCGGCTGCGCCAGGTGCTGGACGACCGGGAGCTGTCGCAGGCCGACCTGGCGCGCGAGCTGGGCGTCGGCGTGGCCACCGTCAGCGAGTGGTTCACCCGCGGCCGCGTGCCCAACGGCGACGTAATGCTGCGGCTTCCCGGCGCGCTGCGGGTGAACGGACACTGGCTGCTGACCGGCGAGGGCCCCCGCGAGCGCGAGCAGGCGCCCGACGGCGACCCGTACCTGCGCGGCGCCTGCGACGCCATCGAGCGGCTGCGGCAGGCGCTGGACGACGCGTCGCGGCGCTTCGGCGCGAACGCGATGCCTGCCGCCGAGCCGCCCGCCGGCGGCGAGCCCTGA
- the fmdA gene encoding formamidase: MPTTLIGVDLRRPPEEQYPRPHNRWHPDIPPVASVDPGAVFRLECLDLSGGQIVNSDSADDVRELDLSQLHYLSGPVAVNGARPGDLLVVDILDIGPLSGAEWGFTGILDRQTGTGLLTDEYPEARKAIWDLNGIYATSRHVQDVRFAALPHPGTIGCAPSPERLARWNRRELKVASTHGGHFTWGTAVPQAGGALMGMLEAAHAERVAGEAARTWAARENGGNLDVKELARGSRAYLPVYVEGANLSVGDLQFSQGDGKITGLGGVKMAGYIDLHVDLMPDGINRTGITSPVFEPAPVERGYSEYVTFQGISVDENDTQHYLDVWVAYRMACRHAIRHLQRYGFTGEQAYVLLAAAPVQGRISCMLEHPNVCCTVALPSTIFDFDIGPRTEIRSAPRGELARPS, from the coding sequence GTGCCGACCACCCTGATCGGCGTCGACCTGCGGCGCCCGCCCGAAGAGCAGTACCCGCGTCCCCACAACCGCTGGCATCCCGACATCCCCCCAGTCGCGTCGGTGGACCCGGGCGCGGTGTTCCGGCTGGAGTGCCTGGACCTGTCGGGCGGCCAGATCGTGAACAGCGACTCGGCCGACGACGTCCGCGAGCTCGACCTTTCCCAGCTGCACTACCTGAGCGGCCCGGTGGCGGTGAACGGCGCGCGCCCCGGCGACCTGCTGGTGGTGGACATCCTCGACATCGGCCCGCTCTCGGGCGCCGAGTGGGGGTTCACGGGGATCCTGGACCGGCAGACGGGCACGGGGCTGCTGACCGACGAGTACCCCGAGGCGCGCAAGGCGATCTGGGACCTGAACGGCATCTACGCCACCAGCCGCCACGTGCAGGACGTGCGCTTCGCCGCGCTCCCGCACCCGGGGACGATCGGGTGCGCGCCCTCGCCCGAGCGGCTGGCGCGGTGGAACCGGCGCGAGCTGAAGGTGGCCTCCACGCACGGCGGGCACTTCACCTGGGGAACCGCGGTGCCGCAGGCCGGCGGCGCGCTGATGGGGATGCTGGAGGCGGCGCACGCCGAGCGCGTGGCCGGCGAGGCGGCGCGCACCTGGGCGGCGCGCGAGAACGGCGGCAACCTGGACGTGAAGGAGCTGGCCCGCGGCTCGCGCGCCTACCTTCCCGTGTACGTGGAGGGCGCCAACCTCTCGGTGGGCGACCTGCAGTTCAGCCAGGGGGATGGGAAGATCACCGGGCTGGGCGGGGTGAAGATGGCCGGCTACATCGACCTGCACGTGGACCTGATGCCCGACGGGATCAACCGTACGGGGATCACCAGCCCGGTGTTCGAGCCGGCGCCGGTGGAGCGCGGATACTCCGAGTACGTGACCTTCCAGGGGATCTCGGTCGACGAGAACGACACGCAGCACTACCTGGACGTGTGGGTGGCGTACCGGATGGCCTGCCGCCACGCCATCCGCCACCTGCAGCGCTACGGCTTCACCGGCGAGCAGGCGTACGTGCTGCTGGCAGCCGCGCCGGTGCAGGGCCGCATCAGCTGCATGCTGGAGCACCCCAACGTCTGCTGCACCGTGGCGCTCCCCAGCACCATCTTCGACTTCGACATCGGCCCGCGCACGGAGATCCGCTCGGCGCCGCGAGGGGAGCTGGCGAGGCCGTCATAG
- a CDS encoding ROK family transcriptional regulator: MRKIDPRNFQRATRTTTKEINRQIVLNLVREYQPISRADLARRMEVARGIVTPLVNELIEQGLLAEGATGASPRGRKPTLLHVRAHDRLAVAIDVRLSETQIMLADFSGRALSTELLSTPARPDELVEALAARIQRLLEAHAAEGVCQGIGLVVPGMVDRATGRLLNAPTLGWRDVDLRCALEKAVGLPVHVERDAVACALAQMWMGQGAENGTDSFAYVTFSDGVGAGLVMGGHLVRGHRDAAGEFGHIPLSLDGPACLCGSHGCWEAYTSNPAIVARYLGRELATRESYAQVRETRLTVADVIARARAGDAAARAALEATGRYVGLGLAAIVNALNPARIVVGGEIAAGWDLIRPQVVAALAERTLTQGTAATPVIPEPHDPQTRLRGAAALVVAPIFAAPNIG; the protein is encoded by the coding sequence GTGCGAAAGATCGACCCGCGCAACTTCCAGCGTGCCACGCGCACGACCACCAAGGAGATCAACCGCCAGATCGTCCTGAACCTGGTGCGCGAGTACCAGCCCATCTCGCGCGCCGACCTGGCGCGGCGGATGGAGGTGGCGCGCGGGATCGTGACCCCGCTGGTGAACGAGCTGATCGAGCAGGGGCTGCTGGCCGAGGGCGCCACCGGCGCGTCGCCCCGCGGGCGCAAGCCCACGCTCCTGCACGTCCGCGCGCACGACCGCCTGGCCGTGGCCATCGACGTGCGGCTGTCGGAGACGCAGATCATGCTGGCCGACTTCAGCGGCCGCGCGCTCTCCACCGAGCTGCTGTCCACCCCCGCGCGGCCCGACGAGCTGGTGGAGGCGCTGGCCGCGCGCATCCAGCGCCTGCTCGAGGCGCACGCCGCAGAGGGCGTGTGCCAGGGGATCGGCCTCGTCGTCCCGGGGATGGTGGACCGCGCGACGGGGCGGCTGCTGAACGCGCCCACGCTGGGGTGGCGCGACGTGGACCTGCGCTGCGCACTGGAGAAGGCGGTCGGCCTCCCCGTCCACGTCGAGCGCGACGCCGTGGCCTGCGCGCTGGCGCAGATGTGGATGGGCCAGGGCGCGGAGAACGGCACCGACAGCTTCGCCTACGTCACCTTCTCCGACGGCGTGGGCGCGGGGCTGGTGATGGGCGGCCACCTGGTGCGCGGCCACCGCGACGCCGCCGGCGAGTTCGGCCACATCCCCCTCTCGCTCGACGGCCCCGCCTGCCTCTGCGGCTCGCACGGCTGCTGGGAGGCGTACACCTCCAACCCCGCCATCGTCGCCCGCTACCTGGGGCGCGAGCTGGCCACGCGTGAGAGCTACGCGCAGGTGCGCGAGACGCGCCTGACCGTGGCCGACGTGATCGCCCGCGCCCGCGCGGGCGACGCGGCGGCGCGGGCGGCGCTGGAGGCGACGGGCCGCTACGTGGGCCTGGGCCTCGCGGCGATCGTGAACGCGCTGAACCCCGCGCGCATCGTGGTGGGCGGCGAGATCGCGGCGGGGTGGGACCTGATCCGGCCGCAGGTGGTGGCCGCGCTGGCCGAGCGCACGCTCACGCAGGGCACCGCCGCGACGCCCGTCATCCCCGAGCCGCACGACCCGCAGACGCGACTCCGCGGCGCCGCGGCCCTGGTGGTCGCGCCGATCTTCGCCGCGCCGAACATCGGCTGA